One Dokdonia sp. Dokd-P16 genomic window carries:
- a CDS encoding DUF4293 domain-containing protein — protein MIQRIQTIYLLLAALVSLGLPYAFSLYSNMDGEAVWAVDDISYITLFSLSAVFSFISIFLWNNRKNQFVLGRLNILLNFALLGILVYRSQMLSGGTAVLEKGIGMIIPLVSIVLLVLANKAIKRDEDLVKSVDRLR, from the coding sequence GTGATACAACGTATACAGACTATATATCTTTTACTAGCAGCCTTAGTTTCACTAGGATTGCCATACGCCTTTAGCCTTTATTCTAATATGGATGGTGAGGCCGTGTGGGCAGTAGATGACATTTCTTACATAACACTTTTTAGTCTTAGTGCTGTATTCTCATTTATTTCCATATTTTTATGGAATAATAGAAAGAACCAATTCGTCTTAGGACGTCTCAATATCTTATTAAACTTTGCATTATTAGGTATTTTGGTATATCGATCACAAATGTTATCTGGAGGAACGGCGGTTCTTGAGAAGGGTATTGGGATGATCATTCCGCTTGTTTCTATCGTTTTACTAGTCTTGGCAAACAAGGCAATCAAGCGCGATGAAGATCTTGTAAAATCTGTAGATAGGTTACGATAA
- the rho gene encoding transcription termination factor Rho → MFDISELKAKKLPELQEIAKGINVPKYRTLKKLDLVYRILDLQAADPKKIEAVVPKVKEAAAQAPAPKTERKPREERKPRAPRPAKTAKDTKDAPAANTEEAKDAPAKGKSPVKKEAPAKREPQAKREAVKREPAKGKGGDDTKTPQKRDNQKDTRNNDKRNSNDNRQSNDKRAPRDNNRNSNTRANTPRNNRNQKDGNTHGNNGNKDSRNRYREPDYEFEGIIESEGVLDIMQDGYGFLRSSDYNYLASPDDIYVSQSQIRLFGLKTGDTVLGVIRPPKEGEKYFPLIKVSKINGLNPNIVRDRVSFEHLTPLFPTEKFNLADRQASISTRVMDMFAPIGKGQRGMIVSQPKTGKTMLLKDVANAIAANHPEVYQIVLLIDERPEEVTDMQRNVNGEVVASTFDKEAHEHVKVANIVLEKAKRLVECGHDVVILLDSITRLARAYNTVQPASGKILSGGVDANALHKPKRFFGAARNIEGGGSLTILATALTDTGSKMDEVIFEEFKGTGNMELQLDRNIANRRIFPAIDLTSSSTRRDDLLHSKDTTQRLWVLRKYLADMNPVEAMEFMSDRIKSTKNNEEFLISMNQ, encoded by the coding sequence ATGTTTGATATTTCAGAATTAAAAGCAAAGAAGCTTCCCGAGCTTCAAGAGATTGCAAAAGGGATTAATGTTCCTAAATACAGAACATTAAAAAAGCTAGACCTTGTTTACAGAATACTTGATTTACAAGCAGCAGACCCAAAAAAAATTGAGGCAGTAGTGCCTAAAGTAAAGGAAGCAGCTGCACAAGCTCCTGCTCCTAAGACAGAACGTAAGCCTAGAGAAGAGCGTAAACCTCGTGCTCCACGTCCAGCAAAAACTGCAAAAGATACCAAGGATGCTCCTGCAGCAAACACTGAGGAAGCTAAAGATGCTCCTGCAAAAGGAAAATCTCCTGTAAAAAAGGAAGCTCCTGCAAAAAGAGAACCTCAAGCAAAAAGAGAAGCGGTAAAACGTGAGCCTGCAAAGGGTAAAGGTGGAGACGATACAAAGACACCACAAAAACGAGATAATCAAAAAGATACTCGTAATAACGATAAGCGCAACAGCAATGACAACCGTCAAAGCAATGATAAGCGTGCACCTCGCGATAATAATCGCAACTCAAATACACGTGCTAATACGCCACGCAATAACCGTAATCAAAAAGACGGAAATACGCATGGTAACAATGGTAACAAGGATAGCCGTAACCGTTACCGCGAGCCAGATTATGAATTTGAAGGAATTATAGAGAGTGAAGGAGTTTTAGATATTATGCAAGATGGCTACGGCTTTTTGCGTAGTTCTGACTACAATTACCTTGCATCTCCAGATGATATTTATGTATCACAATCACAGATAAGACTTTTTGGTCTTAAAACTGGTGATACTGTATTAGGTGTAATACGCCCTCCAAAAGAAGGAGAAAAGTATTTCCCTCTTATTAAAGTAAGTAAGATTAATGGTTTGAACCCTAACATCGTTAGAGATCGTGTTTCTTTTGAGCACTTAACCCCATTATTCCCTACAGAAAAGTTTAACCTAGCAGATCGTCAAGCGAGTATATCTACTCGTGTGATGGATATGTTTGCACCTATAGGTAAAGGTCAACGTGGTATGATTGTATCACAACCTAAAACGGGTAAAACCATGTTACTTAAGGATGTGGCAAATGCTATTGCAGCAAATCATCCTGAAGTATACCAAATTGTACTTCTTATAGATGAACGTCCAGAAGAAGTTACAGACATGCAACGTAATGTAAATGGAGAGGTGGTAGCCTCTACATTTGATAAAGAAGCGCATGAGCACGTAAAAGTTGCAAACATTGTTCTTGAAAAAGCAAAACGTCTTGTGGAGTGTGGTCACGATGTAGTAATACTTCTAGACTCTATCACACGTCTCGCACGTGCATATAATACCGTACAGCCAGCATCTGGAAAGATTCTTTCTGGAGGTGTAGATGCAAATGCATTACACAAGCCTAAGCGTTTCTTTGGAGCAGCACGTAACATAGAAGGAGGTGGATCACTTACCATTCTTGCTACTGCACTTACAGACACAGGTTCAAAAATGGACGAAGTAATCTTTGAAGAATTCAAGGGTACAGGTAACATGGAGCTACAACTGGATCGTAATATTGCAAACCGCCGTATTTTCCCAGCGATCGATCTTACTTCTTCATCTACACGTCGTGATGACTTACTACACAGTAAAGACACCACGCAGCGTCTATGGGTATTACGTAAATACCTTGCAGATATGAATCCAGTAGAAGCAATGGAGTTCATGAGTGATCGTATTAAGAGCACAAAAAATAACGAGGAATTCTTGATTTCAATGAATCAATAA